One genomic region from Lynx canadensis isolate LIC74 chromosome E1, mLynCan4.pri.v2, whole genome shotgun sequence encodes:
- the WFIKKN2 gene encoding WAP, Kazal, immunoglobulin, Kunitz and NTR domain-containing protein 2, which produces MWAPGCCRLWSRWAQVTVLLLLLGVPLRGLAVPPIRYSHAGICPNDMNPNLWVDAQSTCKRECETDQECETPEKCCPNVCGTKSCVAARYMDVRGKKGPVGMPKEATCDHFMCLQQGSECDIWDGQPVCKCKDRCEKEPSFTCASDGLTYYNRCYMDAEACSKGITLAVVTCRHHFTWPNTSPLPPETTVRPTTASPETPGPDMVAPALLNHPVHQSVTVGETVSFLCDVVGRPRPEVTWEKQLEDRENVVMRPNHVRGNVVVTNIAQLVIYNAQPQDAGIYTCTARNAAGVLRADFPLSVVRGGQAAATSESSPNGTAFPMAECLKPPDSEDCGEEQTRWHFDAQANNCVTFTFGHCHRNRNHFETYEACMLACMSGPLAACSLPALQGPCKAYAPRWAYNSQTGQCQSFVYGGCEGNSNNFESREACEESCPFPRGDQRCRACKPRQKLVTSFCRSDFVILGRVSELTEEPDSGRALVTVDEVLKDEKMGLKFLGREPLEVTLLHVDWTCPCPNVTVGETPLIIMGEVDGGMAMLRPDSFVGASSSRRVRKLREVMHKKTCDVLKEFLGLH; this is translated from the exons ATGTGGGCCCCGGGGTGCTGCCGGCTCTGGTCCCGCTGGGCGCAGGTGACAGTGTTGCTTCTGCTGCTGGGGGTGCCCCTGAGAGGCCTGGCAGTGCCACCCATCCGCTACTCTCACGCTGGCATCTGCCCCAACGACATGAACCCCAACCTCTGGGTGGACGCCCAGAGCACCTGTAAGCGGGAGTGTGAGACGGACCAG GAGTGTGAGACCCCCGAGAAATGCTGCCCGAACGTGTGCGGGACCAAGAGCTGCGTGGCCGCCCGGTACATGGACGTGAGAGGCAAGAAGGGCCCAGTGGGCATGCCCAAGGAGGCCACATGCGACCACTTCATGTGTCTGCAGCAGGGCTCTGAGTGTGACATCTGGGACGGCCAGCCCGTGTGCAAGTGCAAAGATCGTTGTGAGAAGGAGCCCAGTTTCACGTGTGCCTCCGACGGCCTCACCTACTATAACCGTTGCTACATGGATGCTGAGGCCTGTTCTAAGGGCATCACGCTGGCCGTCGTCACCTGCCGCCACCACTTCACCTGGCCCAACACCAGTCCCCTGCCGCCCGAGACCACCGTGCGCCCCACCACGGCCTCCCCGGAGACCCCCGGGCCGGATATGGTGGCCCCCGCTCTGCTCAACCACCCCGTGCACCAGTCGGTCACCGTGGGCGAGACGGTGAGCTTCCTCTGCGATGTGGTGGGCCGGCCCCGGCCCGAGGTCACCTGGGAGAAGCAGCTGGAGGACCGGGAGAACGTGGTCATGCGGCCTAACCACGTGCGCGGCAACGTGGTGGTCACCAACATCGCCCAGCTGGTCATCTATAACGCCCAGCCCCAGGACGCTGGCATCTACACCTGCACGGCCCGGAATGCCGCCGGGGTCCTGCGGGCCGACTTCCCACTGTCAGTGGTCAGGGGGGGTCAGGCCGCGGCCACCTCGGAGAGCAGCCCCAATGGCACGGCCTTCCCCATGGCCGAGTGCCTGAAGCCCCCCGACAGCGAGGACTGTGGCGAGGAGCAGACCCGCTGGCACTTCGACGCGCAGGCCAACAACTGCGTCACCTTCACCTTTGGCCACTGCCACCGCAACCGCAACCATTTTGAGACCTACGAGGCCTGCATGCTGGCCTGCATGAGCGGGCCGCTGGCCGCGTGCAGCCTGCCCGCCCTGCAGGGGCCCTGCAAGGCCTACGCGCCTCGCTGGGCCTATAACAGCCAGACAGGCCAGTGCCAGTCCTTCGTGTACGGCGGCTGCGAGGGCAACAGCAACAACTTCGAGAGCCGTGAGGCCTGCGAGGAGTCCTGCCCCTTCCCGCGGGGGGACCAGCGCTGCCGGGCCTGCAAGCCCAGGCAGAAGCTCGTTACCAGCTTCTGTCGGAGCGACTTCGTCATCTTGGGCCGGGTGTCCGAGCTGACCGAGGAGCCCGACTCGGGTCGCGCCCTGGTGACCGTGGACGAGGTTCTAAAGGATGAGAAGATGGGCCTCAAGTTTCTGGGCCGGGAGCCGCTGGAAGTCACCCTGCTCCATGTGGACTggacctgcccctgccccaacGTGACGGTGGGCGAGACGCCGCTCATCATCATGGGCGAGGTGGACGGCGGCATGGCCATGCTGCGGCCTGACAGTTTCGTGGGAGCGTCCAGCAGCCGGCGGGTCAGGAAGCTTCGCGAGGTCATGCACAAGAAGACCTGCGACGTCCTCAAGGAGTTTCTGGGCTTGCACTGA